The following coding sequences lie in one Treponema socranskii subsp. buccale genomic window:
- the pcnB gene encoding polynucleotide adenylyltransferase PcnB, producing the protein MLIRYGTDERGKPVKKALIYTKLEHGIAKDKIDVDALRIIERLRGAGFSAYIVGGAVRDLIVGNVPKDFDIVTDATPNRIKRIFRNARIIGRRFRLVHVVFGSKIFEVSTFRSTVDGSVGNEFGSMDEDVKRRDFTLNALYYDPVKEQVIDYVGGMRDIKKHVLRPVIALDRIFVEDPVRMLRAVKYSAMTGARMPFSLRYKIRKSAHLLETVSASRLTEELLKIINSGRAYDIVREALETDLYMYLQPAATALIYESKDFESSYMKHLQALDELSASDGDVRLGRKLVFIVQDFIETLTDWKKEVALRTPSGELYIRTWSECRKYVLPMNPQRTELEFAVRAVLQTLGVSVRSSKKRRKPIGHADDQ; encoded by the coding sequence GTGCTTATTCGCTATGGAACGGACGAACGGGGCAAACCCGTCAAAAAGGCTCTCATCTACACAAAACTTGAACACGGCATTGCAAAAGATAAAATCGACGTCGACGCGCTCAGGATAATCGAGCGGCTGCGCGGCGCGGGTTTCAGCGCGTACATCGTCGGAGGGGCGGTGCGCGATCTGATCGTCGGAAACGTTCCGAAAGATTTCGATATCGTCACCGATGCGACGCCGAATCGCATCAAAAGAATTTTCAGAAATGCGCGCATTATCGGGCGCCGTTTTCGGCTCGTACACGTCGTATTCGGATCGAAGATTTTTGAAGTGAGCACTTTTCGTTCGACTGTCGACGGTTCCGTCGGAAACGAATTCGGTTCTATGGACGAAGACGTAAAGCGGCGCGATTTTACGCTCAACGCGCTGTACTACGATCCCGTAAAAGAACAGGTCATCGATTACGTCGGCGGCATGCGCGACATCAAAAAACACGTCCTTCGCCCGGTCATCGCGCTTGACCGCATCTTCGTCGAAGATCCGGTGCGTATGCTGCGCGCGGTAAAGTATTCGGCGATGACGGGAGCACGCATGCCTTTTTCGCTGCGATACAAAATCCGAAAAAGCGCACATCTTCTCGAAACGGTGTCTGCTTCCCGCTTGACCGAAGAACTTTTAAAAATCATCAACAGCGGCCGCGCTTACGATATCGTGCGTGAAGCGCTCGAAACCGACTTGTATATGTACTTGCAGCCCGCGGCGACTGCTCTCATATACGAAAGCAAAGATTTTGAAAGCTCGTATATGAAACATTTGCAAGCGCTCGACGAATTGAGCGCATCGGACGGCGATGTGCGGCTCGGAAGGAAGCTCGTCTTTATCGTGCAGGATTTTATCGAAACGCTCACCGATTGGAAAAAAGAAGTCGCCCTTCGCACGCCTTCCGGAGAGCTGTACATACGGACGTGGAGCGAATGTAGAAAGTACGTGCTTCCGATGAATCCTCAGCGAACGGAGCTCGAATTCGCCGTCCGCGCGGTGCTGCAGACGCTCGGCGTTTCGGTCCGCTCTTCAAAAAAGCGGCGAAAGCCGATCGGACACGCAGACGATCAATAA